From a region of the Zingiber officinale cultivar Zhangliang chromosome 4B, Zo_v1.1, whole genome shotgun sequence genome:
- the LOC121977259 gene encoding protein FAR1-RELATED SEQUENCE 5-like — translation MPKGPPSVIITDQDPAMTKAIAQVFPQTVHRYCLWHILNKFPKKLNPLTFQNHYQSLKNVIANSTTPDDFEKSWEEAIKSANLENNDWLSLMYELRHKWVPVYFRHLFCAGMSSSQISEDSHAFFKRYVSNKNSLMYFITRFNRALRHQRHNELVADHIDMNEHPKIKTNWPMETQMVKLYTKKKWLEFQSEMSESHGYYVQQVFTEVHSVVYHVMKFQSSSSSKPRVLMHDKQRDYISCSCTKFDFEGIPCRHMLAFFRINQVFHLPDTYILKRWTRDAKIRAIYALGEQNYINDPDPERCLMSRHSRLSYKASILNDDASLTNEGTTFLDEQFDSIYNKIQEMNISRTCNDRSQKKKSVDEGFGIIDPSSVRTKGCGKRLKSSKEKSTSNSRLCRGCGHRGVSHDKRNCPTLQQGGSTEDTNHNIVDDMYEPDLTSISGSNNMHWYSSISFICMFDLVH, via the exons ATGCCTAAAGGTCCACCAAGtgttatcatcactgatcaggacCCTGCTATGACAAAAGCAATTGCACAAGTGTtccctcaaacagtgcatcgGTATTGTTTATGGCACATACTgaataaatttccaaaaaaattaAATCCTTTGACTTTTCAAAACCATTATCAAAGCTTAAAGAATGTCAttgcaaattctacaacacctgatgattttgaaaAGTCATGGGAAGAAGCTATCAAGTCTGCTAACTTAGAGAATAATGATTGGTTATCGTTGATGTATGAATTACGACACAAATGGGTGCCAGTATATTTTAGACATTTATTTTgtgctggaatgtcaagtagtcaaatATCTGAAGactcacatgcatttttcaagagatatgtctcaaataagaactcactGATGTATTTTATCACCcgttttaatagagcactgaGACATCAAAGACATAATGAGTTAGTTGCTGACCATATTGACATGAATGAGCATCCGAAAATTAAGACAAAttggccaatggaaactcaaatggttaagttgtacacaaaaaagaaatggctggagtttcaaagtgaaatgagcgagagtcatggttattatgtgcagcAAGTATTTACAGAAGTTCACTCAGTGGTTTAccatgtgatgaaatttcaaagttcttcttcctccaaaCCAAGGGTACTTATGCATGACAAGCAAAGAGATTACATATCATGTAGTTGCACAAAATTTGATtttgagggcattccatgcagACATATGCTAGCTTTTTtccgtatcaaccaagtgtttcatttgcctgatacatatatactcaaacgatggacacgagatgcaaaaattagagcaatatatgctttgggGGAGCAAAATTACATTAATGATCCAGATCCAGAAAGGTGTTTGATGTCTAGACACTCAAGGTTATCTTATAAAGCTTCAATATTAaatgatgatgcatctttgactaaTGAGGGGACAACCTTTttggatgaacaatttgattctatctacaataaaattcaagagatgaataTTAGTAGAACATGcaatgatagaagtcaaaagaagAAATCTGTGGATGAGGGCtttggtattattgatccttcttcagtcagaacaaagggatgtgggaagagattgaaatcatcaaaggagaaatcaacctcaaattccaggctatgtcgtggatgcggacatcgaggagtgtcacatgacaagcgcaATTGTCCAACTTTGCAACAAGGGGG ATCGACTGAAGATACTAATCATAACATTGTTGACGACATGTATGAACCAGATTTGACTTCTATATCAG GTTCTAACAACATGCATTGGTATTCATCTATTTCCTTTATTTGTATGTTTGATTTAGTGCACTAG
- the LOC121977260 gene encoding laccase-3-like, whose translation MVKAFVLPGATAEIHFHEFVVQATAVKRLCETRSIITVNGQYPGPTIEARNGDALVVDVVNRAKYNVTIHWHGIRQLRTAWADGPEFVTQCPIRPGGSYTYRFRIEEQEGTLWWHAHSSWLRATVHGAIVVYPKLGSSYPFLNPDREHRVILGEWWNEDPVRVIERALRTGADPNVSDALTINGQPGDLYKCSRKETTVFPVRSGETNLFRFVNAALNSELFVGVAGHSMTVVAADGVYVKHFNATILMLAPGQTTDVLLTADSPAGCYYMAAHAYESARDTTFDNTTTTAILNYLDPNGYPYAPPAKVVANRTRLPAFPVLPDFNDTCAAYAFASRFRSAVPVTLPGPVDHHLFFTVGLGLFDCPAGKVCGGPNGTILTASMNNVSFQTPTRASILEAYLRGVPAVFTADFPAVPPVRFNYTAESVSRDLWQPTVATKVYQVKYGSVLEVVMQGTSILTSEDHPMHIHGYHFYVLATGFGNFDRRRDAARFNLVDPPLRNTVGVPVNGWAVVRFVADNPGAWLVHCHLEDHMSWGLAMVFLVENGVGESQSLEPPPADLPPCV comes from the exons CTTTCGTGCTCCCTG GCGCCACTGCAGAAATCCACTTCCATGAGTTCGTC GTGCAAGCGACGGCGGTGAAGAGGCTGTGCGAGACCCGCAGCATCATCACCGTGAACGGCCAGTACCCCGGTCCGACCATCGAGGCCCGGAACGGCGACGCCCTCGTCGTCGACGTCGTCAACCGGGCAAAATACAACGTCACCATCCACTG GCACGGGATTCGCCAGTTGAGGACGGCGTGGGCGGACGGGCCGGAGTTCGTGACGCAGTGCCCGATCCGGCCCGGCGGAAGCTACACGTACCGGTTCAGGATCGAGGAGCAGGAGGGCACGCTGTGGTGGCACGCGCACAGCTCGTGGCTCAGGGCGACTGTGCACGGAGCCATCGTCGTCTACCCCAAGCTTGGCTCTTCCTATCCCTTCCTTAATCCCGACAGGGAGCACAGAGTCATCCTCG GGGAATGGTGGAACGAGGATCCGGTTCGTGTGATCGAGCGGGCGTTGAGAACAGGGGCCGACCCCAATGTCTCCGACGCCTTGACGATCAACGGCCAGCCCGGCGATCTTTATAAATGCTCCAGAAAAG AAACGACGGTGTTTCCGGTGAGGTCCGGCGAGACCAACCTGTTTCGGTTCGTCAACGCCGCCCTCAATTCCGAGCTTTTCGTCGGCGTTGCTGGGCACTCGATGACGGTGGTGGCGGCTGACGGGGTTTACGTGAAACACTTCAATGCTACCATCCTCATGCTCGCCCCCGGCCAGACCACCGACGTCCTCCTCACCGCCGATAGTCCCGCCGGATGCTACTACATGGCAGCACACGCCTATGAAAGCGCGCGGGACACCACTTTTGACAACACCACCACCACCGCCATTCTTAACTACCTAGATCCGAATGGATACCCCTACGCGCCGCCGGCCAAGGTCGTCGCCAACCGTACCCGGCTGCCGGCCTTCCCTGTGCTACCGGACTTCAACGACACCTGCGCGGCCTACGCCTTCGCCTCCAGGTTCCGCAGTGCGGTTCCCGTGACGCTCCCCGGCCCCGTCGACCACCACCTCTTCTTCACGGTCGGCCTCGGGCTCTTCGACTGCCCGGCAGGGAAGGTCTGCGGGGGCCCCAACGGCACGATCCTCACTGCCAGCATGAACAACGTCTCCTTCCAGACCCCGACCCGCGCGTCCATCCTGGAGGCCTACCTCCGCGGCGTGCCGGCGGTCTTCACCGCCGACTTCCCGGCGGTGCCTCCGGTGAGGTTCAACTACACGGCGGAGAGTGTGAGTCGGGATCTGTGGCAGCCGACGGTGGCCACGAAGGTGTACCAGGTGAAGTACGGCTCTGTCCTGGAGGTGGTGATGCAGGGGACCAGCATCCTCACCAGCGAGGACCACCCGATGCACATCCACGGCTACCATTTCTACGTGCTGGCGACGGGGTTCGGAAACTTCGACCGGCGGCGAGACGCAGCGCGGTTCAACCTGGTGGATCCGCCGCTGAGGAACACGGTGGGGGTTCCGGTGAACGGATGGGCGGTGGTCCGATTCGTAGCGGACAACCCCGGCGCTTGGCTAGTGCATTGTCACCTGGAGGATCACATGTCGTGGGGGCTGGCCATGGTCTTCCTCGTCGAGAACGGCGTCGGCGAGTCGCAGTCGCTGGAGCCGCCGCCAGCTGATCTCCCGCCATGCGTGtag